Part of the Sulfuricurvum kujiense DSM 16994 genome, GAAGAGAAAAAAGCACAAGCTTCTGCACAACTCGTTGCAGAAAACGTTGCGACTCAACTAGAAAAACGTGTAGCGTTCCGCCGCGCGATGAAAAAAGTTATGCAAAATGCACAACGTGCAGGGGCTAAAGGTATTAAAGTTTCAGTTGCCGGCCGTCTTGGCGGTGCTGAGATCGCTCGTACTGAGTGGTACCTTGAAGGTCGCGTACCGTTGCATACACTTCGTGCAAAAATCGATTACGGTTTTGCTGAAGCGCACACCACTTACGGTGTAATCGGTATCAAAGTTTGGATTTTCAAAGGTGAGGTTCTCACTAAAGGAATTCAACCAGAAGCAAAAGAATCTAAAGAAGAGCGTGGCGAAGATCAACAACGTCGTCCACGACGAAAGGCTAACTAATCATGTTGATGCCTAAACGTACGAAATATCGTAAAATGATGAAAGGGCGTAACCGCGGTTACGCTACGAATGCCAACAAACTTGATTTCGGTTCAATCGGATTCAAGGCAACGGAAGCGGGACGTATCAACTCTCGCCAAATCGAAGCGGCTCGTATTGCAGCAAACCGTCATATCAAACGTCAAGGTAAAATCTGGATCCGTGTGTTCCCGGCTAAACCATTGACTGCCAAACCACTTGAAGTGCGTATGGGTAAAGGTAAAGGTTCTGTTGACCAATGGGTAATGAACATCAAACCAGGCCGTATCATTTTTGAAATGGGTGGTGTTGAAGAGACTCTTGCGCGTGAAGCATTATCGCTTGCGATGCAAAAACTTCCGTTCAAAACCAAAATTGTAACTGCGGAGATGAGCAATGAAATATACTGATTTGAACGGCAAAACAGCTGCTGAACTTCAAGGGATGCTCAAAGAGAAAAAGATTGAGCTTTTCACTTTGAAAATTAAGCAAAAAATGATGCAATTGACTAACACGAGCGAACTTCGCACGGCAAAGAAAGACATTGCACGCATTAACACTGCTATGAACGCAGTGAAGTAAGGGCTAAGCTATGACACATAAACGTGAAATTCAAGGTATCGTAGTGACTAAGGCCGGCGAAAAAACAGCAACTATCGTTGTTGAGCGCCGTGTTATGCATCCGCGTTACCACAAAACGGTAAAACGTTTCAAAAAATATATGATTCATGACGAAAACAACCAACTTAACATTGGTGATGAAGTGATCGCGATCGAGTGCCGCCCACTTTCAAAAAGCAAATCGTTTCGTCTTAAAACTCTTGTTAAAGGAGTGAATGCATGATTCAAAGTTTTACTCGTTTAGCGGTAGCCGATAACACAGGAGCTAAAGAGCTTATGTGTATCAAGGTTCTTGGCGGTTCAAAACGTCGTTATGCAACAGTAGGTGATGTTATCATCGCTTCTGTTAAAAAAGCGGCTCCAACCGGTAAGATCAAAAAAGGTCAAGTTGTTACAGCAGTTGTTGTACGTACGAAAAAAGAAGTTCACCGTGAAAACGGTTCACTTATCCGTTTCGACGAAAATGCAGCCGTAATCCTTGATAAAAAACGTGAGCCGATCGGTACACGTATTTTCGGACCAGTAAGCCGTGAAGTTCGTTATGCTGGATTCATGAAAATCGTATCACTTGCTCCAGAGGTTGTATGATGGCAAAATTTAATTTCAAAAAAGGCGATATCGTTGAAGTAATCGCCGGTGACGATAAAGGGACTAAAGCAGAATTGCTTCAAGTTATGCCTAAGAAAAACAAAGTAATCGTTAAAGGTTGCCGTGTTGCTAAAAAAGCAATCAAACCTAGCGAACAAAATCCACAAGGCGGATTTTTGAACAAAGAGATGCCGATCGATGCATCGAATGTCCGCAAAGTAGAGGCATAATCATGGCACGACTAAAAGATAAATATTTGGCTCTTAAACCAGAGCTTCAAACAACTTTAGGGATTGCAAACGTAATGCAAGTTCCTGCTTTGGAAAAAGTGATCATCTCTGTCGGTTGTGGTTTTGCCATGAAAGACAATAAATTGATCCAAAACATCCAAGACACGATCAGCAACATTGCCGGTCAACGTGCGATGGTTGTTAATGCTCGCAAATCAGTTGCGGGATTTAAAGTACGTGAAGGGATGCCGGTCGGTGTTAAAGTGACACTACGCGGTGCTCAAATGTATGATTTCATGGACAAATTGATCTCTGTATCACTTCCGCGTGTTAAAGACTTCCGTGGTATTCCACGTAACGGTTTTGACGGTCGCGGTAACTACAACTTCGGTATTACCGAACAGTTGATTTTCCCGGAAGTTGATTACGATTCAATTATGCAAATCCACGGGATGAACATCACTGTGGTTACATCTGCAACAGCTGACAAAGATGCGTTCAAGCTTCTTGAAATGCTCGGTATGCCGTTTGCTAAAGGGAGAGAATAATGGCTAAGAAGTCAATGATCGCTAAAGCGGCGCGTACACCTAAGTTCGCAGTTCGTGCTTATACTCGTTGTCAGATCTGCGGTCGTCCGCACTCTGTCATCAGTGATTTTGGAATTTGTCGCGTTTGCTTCCGTAAAATGGCAAACGAAGGGTTGATCCCAGGCGTTAGAAAGTCAAGCTGGTAATTCCGGCTCGATACTGCTTACGACTAAGATAAGGAAATATAAATGATTAATGATTTGATCGCGGATTCGTTGACTCGTATCCGTAATGCGGCTATGCGTCGTTTAGATTCTACAACATTGGTACACTCTAAAGTTGTAGAAGCTGTGGTTGCCATTTTGGCAGACAAAGGCTACATCGAGAGCTTTAACGTTGTTGAAGACGGCGTTAAAAAAACAATCAATGTAGTATTGAAATACGACGAAAAAGGTCGTACGGTTATTAATGAAGTAAAACGTGTCTCTAAACCGGGACGTCGTGTTTACAAAGGTAAAGATGAACTAAAACGTTTCAAAAACGGTTACGGTACCATCATTGTCAGCAGTTCTAAAGGGGTTCTTCCTAACGATAAAGCATTCGAGCTTGGCGTAGGCGGAGAAGTCCTTTGTACAATTTGGTAAGGAGATAAGATGTCACGTATTGGAAAACTTCCTATTTCTATCCCTGCTGATGTAAAAGCAACGCTTGAGGGAACTGTATTGACATTTACCAAAGGTGCAACAACACAGACCTTGGATACTCTTGGTAACTGCGGTGTAGCGCTTGACGGTAATACTTTGACGTTTAGCACAAATTCTGATCAACGTACTGATCGCGCTTTCTGGGGCACATACCGTGCATTGGCAGCAAACATCATTACAGGTTTGACTACCGGTTTTGAGAAAAAACTGGAAATCAACGGGGTTGGTTATCGTGCAGCGGTTAACGGGAATGTATTGAATCTTCAACTCGGTTTCAGTCATGATATCAACTACGATATTCCAGCCGGAATTTCAATGGCAGTTGAGAAAAACGTTATCAGCATCAAAGGTGCAGACAAACAACAAGTTGGTCAAATCGCTGCTGAGATCCGATCATTCCGTCCACCTGAGCCGTACAAAGGTAAAGGTGTTAAATATTCTGATGAGACTATCCTGCGTAAAGCCGGTAAGACATCTAAGAAATAAGGAGCGATGAAATGACAGGTAAAACACTTAAAAACAAATCGGCAAAACGTCTTCAGCGTAAGCGCCGTATTCGCTCTAAAATTTCTGGATGCGCGTCATTGCCGCGTGTTTCTATTTTCCGCTCAAACCGCTACATCAGCGCGCAAGCGATCAATGATGAAGCAGCGGTAACATTAGCAGCAGTACACTCAAAAACTTTGGGTCTTAAAGCGAACAAAGCCGATGCTGAAAAAGCGGCGGCAGTATTTGCTAAAAACCTCAAAGATGCCGGGATCAGTGAAGTTACGTTCGATCGTAACGGATTTTTGTATCACGGTGTTGTAAAAGCGTTTGCCGAAGCACTTCGTGCAAATGAAATCAAGTTTTAAGGGCTGATGATGCAAGCGATTAACAGAGAAGAATTTTCAGAAGCGATTGTAAACATCGGTCGTGTAACTAAAGTTGTAAAGGGTGGTAGACGTTTTCGTTTTACCGCTCTAGTCGTTGTAGGAAATAAAAAAGGAACCGTAGGTTACGGAGTCGGAAAAGCGAAAGAAGTTCCAGACGCTATCCGTAAAGCGGTCGACGAAGCGTTCAAAAATTTGACAGAAGTTAAGATCAAAGGTACTACCATTGCTCATGACATCGAAGTTAAATATAACGCGAGTCGTATCTTGCTTAAACCTGCATCAGAAGGTACAGGGGTTATCGCCGGTGGCGCTACCCGTCCGGTACTTGAGCTTGCGGGAATCCAAGACATTTTGACGAAGTCTTTGGGTTCTAACAATCCAAACACCGTGGTACGTGCAACAATCGATGCACTATCACGTATTAAAGGATAAGCGATGGCATTAGAAAACCTTACTCCTGCTGAGGGTTCTACCCACAGCAAAAAACGTCTTGGACGTGGTCAAGGAAGCGGTCAGGGTAAAACTGCCGGTAAAGGTCACAAAGGTCAAAAAGCGCGTAAAGGTTACAATGAAAAACGTAACTTTGAGGGTGGACAACAACCACTTGCTCGCCGTTTGCCGAAATTCGGTTTTACATCACGTGTTGTTAAACCGACAACAATCAATGTTGAAAAAGTAAAAGAGATTGCCGCACTTTCGGAAATCACTATGGAAACCATCCGTAGTGTACACCGATTGGCAAAATCGGTTGTCAGCGTTAAACTTGTTGGCGCAAGCGCTAAAGATTTAGCATCTAAAATCAAAGATGAAAACGTTACAACAACTGGTAACTAATGAACCAACAACTTGTAAACAAGATCTTAATTACGATCGGTTTTCTTTTCATCTACCGTCTACTGGCATACGTGCCGGTACCGGGTGTTGACACAGCCGTTATCGCTTCATTTTTTAACTCTCATCAAGCTGACGCGTTAGGTCTATTCAATATGTTCAGCGGTAACGCCGTAGAACGTCTCTCGATCATCTCTCTGGGTATCATGCCTTATATCACCGCATCTATCATCATGGAACTTTTAGCAGCGACTTTCCCTAACTTAGCGCAAATGAAAAAAGAGCGTGACGGTATGGTTAAATACATGCAAATTATCCGTTATGCAACGATAGTGATTACGATTGTTCAGGCAATCGGAGTGAGCGTCGGACTGCAAAGCATGACCGGACAAGACGGCGCGAGCGCTATTTTGGTCGATCACAGTACATTTGTAACGTTGGCAGTCGTTTCGATGCTTGCGGGGACAATGTTGTTGATGTGGATCGGTGAGCAGATTACGCAAAGCGGAATCGGGAACGGTGTGTCGTTAATCATTTTTGCGGGGATTGTTTCGGCAATTCCGAGTGCGATTTCGCAAGCAGTAACAATGGTAAATACCGGAGCGATGGGATTCTTGTCGTTACTTGGAATTATTGCCCTTATTATTGCAACGATTTTGGTCATCATCTATGTTGAGCTTGGAGAACGCCGTATACCGGTTACCTATGCGAAAAAGACGATGATGCAAAATCAAAATAAACGGGTTATGAACTACATTCCGGTCAAAGTGAATCTTTCAGGGGTTATTCCGGTTATTTTCGCTTCGGCTATTTTGATGTTCCCGATGACTGTTATGTCTTCGAGCACTAATCCGACGGTTCAAGCGATTGCAGACGTACTTAACCCGAACCATTATTTCTTTAACTTTTTGACATTTCTATTTGTTGTATTTTTTGCGTTTTTCTATGCGTCAATCGTGTTCAATGCAAAAGATATTTCAGAGAATCTTAAACGTCAAGGCGGATTTATCCCTGGTGTTAGACCGGGTGAATCAACGAAAGAGTTTTTGAATGACACGGCGGGACGTTTGACGATTACCGGGGCTATTTATCTCGGATTGATCGCAACATTGCCGTGGGTTATCGTTAAAGCGATGGGAGTACCGTTCTTCTTCGGAGGGACGGCGGTTTTGATCGTTGTTCAGGTTGCACTGGATACGATGCGTCGTATTGAAGCGCAAGTGTACATGTCTAAATATCAAACCCTCAGCGCGGTTGGCCTGTAACAATGGCGATTGCGCTACGCAAAAACAGTGAAATAGAACTTCTTCGTTCCGCCAATAAAATTGTTGCCGGGACATTGGAGCTGTTGGCTCAACATACAAAGCCCGGGATGACCCTGAAAGAGCTTGACGCTATTGGTGAGGAGTATATCCGTAGCCAAGGCGCTATCCCCTCTTTTAAAGGGCTCTACGGATTTCCGAATGCTGTTTGTACCTCTGTCAATGATGTCATTATTCATGGTATCCCGACCGATTATGCTCTAAAAGAGGGTGATATTGTTGGATTTGATGTCGGTACAAAAAAGGGTGGTTATTTCGGCGATGCGGCTATATCAGTCGGTGTCGGGAAAATTTCTCAAGAAGATGAAGCTTTGATCGCCTGCGCGAAAGATGCTTTGTATTTCGCCATAGATATTATTCAAGACGGGATGCGCTTTAAAGAGCTCTCTTATGAGATTGAACAATTTATCAATGGGCGGGGATTTGTCCCGCTAAGAGGGTTCTGCGGGCACGGCATCGGCAAAAAACCGCATGAAGAACCTGAAATACCCAATTATTTGGACGGGAACAATGCCAAAGCGGGTCCAAAGATCAAAAACGGAATGGTTTTTTGTCTGGAACCGATGATTTGC contains:
- the rpsC gene encoding 30S ribosomal protein S3, whose product is MGHKVNPIGLRLGINRNWESRWFPNFKTAAVSLGEDHKIRTYLKKELYYAGVSNIVIERTAKRLRVTIIAARPGIIIGKKGSDIEKIKESLQNLIGKPVAVNIKEEKKAQASAQLVAENVATQLEKRVAFRRAMKKVMQNAQRAGAKGIKVSVAGRLGGAEIARTEWYLEGRVPLHTLRAKIDYGFAEAHTTYGVIGIKVWIFKGEVLTKGIQPEAKESKEERGEDQQRRPRRKAN
- the rplP gene encoding 50S ribosomal protein L16; amino-acid sequence: MLMPKRTKYRKMMKGRNRGYATNANKLDFGSIGFKATEAGRINSRQIEAARIAANRHIKRQGKIWIRVFPAKPLTAKPLEVRMGKGKGSVDQWVMNIKPGRIIFEMGGVEETLAREALSLAMQKLPFKTKIVTAEMSNEIY
- the rpmC gene encoding 50S ribosomal protein L29: MKYTDLNGKTAAELQGMLKEKKIELFTLKIKQKMMQLTNTSELRTAKKDIARINTAMNAVK
- the rpsQ gene encoding 30S ribosomal protein S17, giving the protein MTHKREIQGIVVTKAGEKTATIVVERRVMHPRYHKTVKRFKKYMIHDENNQLNIGDEVIAIECRPLSKSKSFRLKTLVKGVNA
- the rplN gene encoding 50S ribosomal protein L14, which gives rise to MIQSFTRLAVADNTGAKELMCIKVLGGSKRRYATVGDVIIASVKKAAPTGKIKKGQVVTAVVVRTKKEVHRENGSLIRFDENAAVILDKKREPIGTRIFGPVSREVRYAGFMKIVSLAPEVV
- the rplX gene encoding 50S ribosomal protein L24; protein product: MAKFNFKKGDIVEVIAGDDKGTKAELLQVMPKKNKVIVKGCRVAKKAIKPSEQNPQGGFLNKEMPIDASNVRKVEA
- the rplE gene encoding 50S ribosomal protein L5, encoding MARLKDKYLALKPELQTTLGIANVMQVPALEKVIISVGCGFAMKDNKLIQNIQDTISNIAGQRAMVVNARKSVAGFKVREGMPVGVKVTLRGAQMYDFMDKLISVSLPRVKDFRGIPRNGFDGRGNYNFGITEQLIFPEVDYDSIMQIHGMNITVVTSATADKDAFKLLEMLGMPFAKGRE
- a CDS encoding type Z 30S ribosomal protein S14, producing the protein MAKKSMIAKAARTPKFAVRAYTRCQICGRPHSVISDFGICRVCFRKMANEGLIPGVRKSSW
- the rpsH gene encoding 30S ribosomal protein S8, which encodes MINDLIADSLTRIRNAAMRRLDSTTLVHSKVVEAVVAILADKGYIESFNVVEDGVKKTINVVLKYDEKGRTVINEVKRVSKPGRRVYKGKDELKRFKNGYGTIIVSSSKGVLPNDKAFELGVGGEVLCTIW
- the rplF gene encoding 50S ribosomal protein L6; its protein translation is MSRIGKLPISIPADVKATLEGTVLTFTKGATTQTLDTLGNCGVALDGNTLTFSTNSDQRTDRAFWGTYRALAANIITGLTTGFEKKLEINGVGYRAAVNGNVLNLQLGFSHDINYDIPAGISMAVEKNVISIKGADKQQVGQIAAEIRSFRPPEPYKGKGVKYSDETILRKAGKTSKK
- the rplR gene encoding 50S ribosomal protein L18, translating into MTGKTLKNKSAKRLQRKRRIRSKISGCASLPRVSIFRSNRYISAQAINDEAAVTLAAVHSKTLGLKANKADAEKAAAVFAKNLKDAGISEVTFDRNGFLYHGVVKAFAEALRANEIKF
- the rpsE gene encoding 30S ribosomal protein S5, which encodes MQAINREEFSEAIVNIGRVTKVVKGGRRFRFTALVVVGNKKGTVGYGVGKAKEVPDAIRKAVDEAFKNLTEVKIKGTTIAHDIEVKYNASRILLKPASEGTGVIAGGATRPVLELAGIQDILTKSLGSNNPNTVVRATIDALSRIKG
- the rplO gene encoding 50S ribosomal protein L15, with product MALENLTPAEGSTHSKKRLGRGQGSGQGKTAGKGHKGQKARKGYNEKRNFEGGQQPLARRLPKFGFTSRVVKPTTINVEKVKEIAALSEITMETIRSVHRLAKSVVSVKLVGASAKDLASKIKDENVTTTGN
- the secY gene encoding preprotein translocase subunit SecY, with amino-acid sequence MNQQLVNKILITIGFLFIYRLLAYVPVPGVDTAVIASFFNSHQADALGLFNMFSGNAVERLSIISLGIMPYITASIIMELLAATFPNLAQMKKERDGMVKYMQIIRYATIVITIVQAIGVSVGLQSMTGQDGASAILVDHSTFVTLAVVSMLAGTMLLMWIGEQITQSGIGNGVSLIIFAGIVSAIPSAISQAVTMVNTGAMGFLSLLGIIALIIATILVIIYVELGERRIPVTYAKKTMMQNQNKRVMNYIPVKVNLSGVIPVIFASAILMFPMTVMSSSTNPTVQAIADVLNPNHYFFNFLTFLFVVFFAFFYASIVFNAKDISENLKRQGGFIPGVRPGESTKEFLNDTAGRLTITGAIYLGLIATLPWVIVKAMGVPFFFGGTAVLIVVQVALDTMRRIEAQVYMSKYQTLSAVGL
- the map gene encoding type I methionyl aminopeptidase, which translates into the protein MAIALRKNSEIELLRSANKIVAGTLELLAQHTKPGMTLKELDAIGEEYIRSQGAIPSFKGLYGFPNAVCTSVNDVIIHGIPTDYALKEGDIVGFDVGTKKGGYFGDAAISVGVGKISQEDEALIACAKDALYFAIDIIQDGMRFKELSYEIEQFINGRGFVPLRGFCGHGIGKKPHEEPEIPNYLDGNNAKAGPKIKNGMVFCLEPMICQKEGTSKILANGWDVVSTDGLRGSHYEHTVAIINGRAEILSIA